A single genomic interval of Granulicella tundricola MP5ACTX9 harbors:
- a CDS encoding CTP synthase: MSAKYIFVTGGVVSSLGKGLAAASIGCLLEARGIKVNLMKFDPYLNVDPGTMSPFQHGEVFVTDDGAETDLDLGHYERFTHAKLTRDNNLTTGRIYEQIITKERRGDYLGKTVQVIPHVTNEIKNAMRKVAADCEVAIVEIGGTVGDIESLPFLEAIRQMRQELGRENTCFAHMTLIPWIAAAQELKTKPTQHSVKEMLSIGIQPDILLCRSDRAVPREMRSKIAAFCNVEEKAVIIARDVPSIYEVPLNLAEQNVDTLALNYLRIDSKAPDLTKWQDIVQRAYNPQDVVSIAIVGKYVEYEDSYKSLKESLVHGALSHNLKLQVTWIEAEGLEAHNYPEQLAGFDGILVPGGFGKRGIEGMLNAIRYARENTIPYFGICLGMQTACIEYARNVCGLTGANSGEFDPATPHRIIYKLRELTGVEEMGGTMRLGAWACVLEPDSLAHKAYGTSEISERHRHRYEFNREYEAVLTGAGLRLTGTTPDSTYVEIVEIPGHPFFLGCQFHPEFKSKPLEPHPLFRDFVGASYKHRQENATSLIHEGHTPHEAVPAAKA; this comes from the coding sequence ATGTCTGCAAAGTACATCTTTGTAACCGGCGGCGTCGTGTCTTCGCTCGGCAAGGGTCTCGCGGCAGCCTCCATCGGCTGCCTGCTTGAGGCGCGCGGCATCAAGGTCAACCTGATGAAGTTCGACCCCTACCTCAACGTCGATCCAGGCACCATGAGCCCCTTCCAGCACGGCGAGGTCTTCGTCACAGACGACGGCGCAGAGACCGACCTCGACCTGGGCCACTACGAACGCTTCACCCACGCCAAACTCACGCGTGACAATAACCTCACCACCGGCCGCATCTACGAGCAGATCATCACCAAGGAGCGTCGCGGCGACTATCTCGGAAAGACCGTGCAGGTCATCCCGCACGTCACCAACGAGATCAAGAACGCCATGCGCAAGGTCGCCGCGGACTGTGAGGTCGCGATCGTCGAGATCGGCGGAACCGTCGGCGATATCGAATCCCTCCCCTTCCTCGAAGCGATACGACAGATGAGGCAAGAGCTCGGCCGGGAGAATACCTGCTTCGCCCATATGACGTTGATCCCCTGGATCGCCGCCGCGCAGGAGCTCAAAACCAAGCCCACCCAGCACTCCGTCAAGGAGATGCTCTCCATCGGCATCCAGCCGGATATCCTCCTCTGCCGCTCAGACCGCGCCGTCCCCCGCGAGATGCGCTCCAAGATCGCAGCCTTCTGCAACGTGGAAGAGAAGGCCGTCATCATCGCACGCGACGTCCCCTCTATTTACGAAGTCCCGCTGAACCTGGCCGAGCAGAATGTCGACACGCTCGCCCTCAACTACCTCCGTATCGACTCCAAAGCCCCCGACCTCACCAAGTGGCAGGACATCGTCCAGCGCGCCTATAACCCGCAGGACGTCGTCAGCATCGCCATCGTGGGCAAGTATGTCGAGTACGAAGACTCCTACAAGTCCCTCAAGGAATCGCTCGTCCACGGCGCTCTCTCCCACAACCTCAAGCTGCAGGTCACCTGGATTGAGGCCGAGGGTCTCGAAGCCCACAACTACCCGGAGCAGCTCGCCGGCTTTGACGGCATTCTCGTCCCCGGCGGCTTCGGCAAACGCGGCATCGAAGGCATGCTGAATGCCATCCGCTACGCACGCGAGAACACAATCCCTTACTTCGGCATTTGTCTCGGCATGCAGACCGCATGCATCGAGTACGCCCGCAACGTCTGCGGCCTCACCGGCGCAAACTCCGGCGAGTTCGACCCCGCCACCCCCCACCGCATCATCTACAAACTGCGCGAACTCACCGGCGTGGAAGAGATGGGCGGCACCATGCGTCTGGGAGCGTGGGCCTGCGTGCTCGAGCCTGATTCGCTCGCCCACAAGGCCTACGGCACCTCAGAGATCTCGGAGCGCCACCGCCACCGTTACGAGTTCAACCGCGAGTACGAGGCTGTCCTCACCGGCGCCGGCCTGCGCCTCACCGGCACCACTCCGGACTCCACCTACGTTGAAATCGTGGAGATTCCGGGCCACCCGTTCTTCCTCGGCTGCCAGTTCCACCCGGAGTTCAAGTCCAAGCCGCTGGAGCCGCATCCGCTCTTCCGCGACTTCGTCGGAGCCAGCTACAAGCATCGCCAGGAAAACGCCACCAGCCTCATCCATGAAGGCCACACCCCGCACGAAGCAGTCCCCGCCGCCAAGGCCTAG
- a CDS encoding YraN family protein translates to MLLNWRLDVQRWALLRLQGVAARRRRGPKVARHLAVGERGEFEAMFYLRRLGYQFVERRWRSPELRGDLDLIGWDGETLCFVEVKARTARDLAPAEASVDEQKKAMLRRMARAYRRTLPREDRKDLALRFDVVSVYLLGQTVECELVRDAFAFVSDEEVGFQF, encoded by the coding sequence ATGCTGCTGAACTGGCGATTGGATGTGCAGCGCTGGGCTCTGTTGCGGCTGCAGGGGGTGGCTGCGAGGCGGCGACGAGGGCCCAAGGTGGCGCGGCATCTGGCGGTGGGCGAGCGGGGTGAGTTTGAGGCTATGTTCTATCTGCGGCGGCTGGGATACCAGTTTGTGGAGCGGCGGTGGCGTAGCCCGGAGCTGCGGGGGGATCTCGACCTGATCGGCTGGGATGGGGAGACGCTTTGTTTTGTTGAGGTCAAGGCCCGCACGGCACGGGACCTTGCGCCGGCGGAGGCCAGTGTCGACGAGCAGAAGAAGGCGATGCTGCGGAGAATGGCGCGGGCGTATCGGCGAACGCTGCCGAGGGAGGATCGCAAGGATTTGGCGCTGCGGTTCGACGTGGTTTCGGTCTATCTGCTGGGGCAAACGGTGGAGTGTGAGTTGGTGCGAGATGCGTTTGCGTTCGTCTCGGATGAAGAGGTTGGGTTTCAGTTCTAA
- a CDS encoding DsbA family protein, translating into MHAQFSGQSPRDNFRDTSILRPPAGSKVAIIVFEDLGCPACAKAHPYEQEVQKSTGATLVRYDFPLEGHIWTFDGAVAARYIQDKINPKLADQFRSDVFASQMQISNREDLHAYTDKWLKAHGQNPPFVMDPGGKLAAEVKADYDLGRRLNVEYTPTIVVVTKDHYQVISGTASLNFDPGNLQRATEAAVAQTKSAPAHAAAAKKTSAH; encoded by the coding sequence ATGCACGCCCAGTTTTCGGGGCAGTCGCCGCGTGACAACTTCCGCGATACGTCCATCCTGCGCCCACCGGCCGGGAGCAAGGTTGCGATCATCGTGTTTGAGGATCTGGGCTGCCCGGCCTGCGCCAAGGCTCATCCGTACGAGCAGGAGGTGCAGAAGAGCACCGGCGCGACGCTGGTGCGGTATGACTTTCCGCTTGAAGGGCACATCTGGACCTTCGACGGCGCTGTTGCTGCCCGCTACATCCAGGACAAGATCAATCCGAAGCTGGCGGACCAGTTCCGCAGCGACGTCTTCGCCTCGCAGATGCAGATCTCAAACCGCGAGGACCTGCATGCGTACACGGACAAATGGCTGAAGGCCCACGGGCAGAACCCGCCGTTCGTGATGGATCCGGGCGGCAAGCTGGCTGCTGAGGTGAAGGCCGACTACGACCTTGGCCGCAGGCTGAACGTCGAGTACACCCCGACGATTGTGGTGGTCACGAAGGACCACTACCAGGTGATCTCCGGCACGGCCTCGCTCAACTTCGATCCCGGTAACCTGCAGCGTGCGACCGAAGCAGCGGTGGCGCAGACCAAGTCGGCTCCGGCACATGCTGCCGCGGCGAAGAAGACCTCGGCTCACTGA
- a CDS encoding TA system VapC family ribonuclease toxin, with amino-acid sequence MNVWVALAHERHTHHRVASEWIDSVGPRSALYFCRISQLGLLRTLTTGGAMGGDVLTQAQAWMTYDSFLEDSRNRFMDEPAGIEQEFRERTFRDEASNKLWADAYFATFAQLAGLKLVTFDKALAKSVPGALLLRL; translated from the coding sequence GTGAATGTGTGGGTGGCGCTGGCGCATGAGCGGCATACGCATCATCGCGTGGCGTCTGAGTGGATCGACTCGGTGGGGCCGCGGAGTGCGCTCTACTTTTGTCGCATCTCGCAGCTTGGGTTGCTAAGGACGTTGACGACCGGCGGTGCGATGGGTGGGGACGTGCTGACTCAGGCACAGGCTTGGATGACCTACGATTCCTTCCTCGAAGACAGCCGCAACCGCTTTATGGATGAACCGGCAGGTATCGAGCAGGAGTTCCGCGAACGTACCTTTCGCGACGAAGCCTCGAACAAACTATGGGCCGATGCTTACTTCGCGACGTTTGCGCAGCTTGCGGGTCTGAAGCTGGTGACCTTCGATAAGGCTCTGGCAAAGAGCGTTCCGGGTGCGCTCCTGCTCCGCTTGTAG
- a CDS encoding CoA-acylating methylmalonate-semialdehyde dehydrogenase, with the protein MATLVSSVSGAAEAEQAVRKLTHWIGGTAVAGTSGRFGDVYNPASGRVQAHVPLATDAEVDAAVQAAVAAFPSWSAQPPLRRARVLFRFREIFERRLDEVAALLTSEHGKVNSDARGECTRGLEVVEFATGIPQLLKGEYTEQVGPGIDSWSMRQPLGVVAGITPFNFPAMVPMWMFPIAIACGNTFVLKPSERDPSVSLLLAEMLKEAGLPDGVFNVVHGDKSAVDAILQHKQIQAVSFVGSTPIAEYVYREGTKTGKRVQALGGAKNHMIVMPDADLDQAADALVGAAYGSAGERCMAISVAVTVGAQTADALIGKLESRIASLKIGDGADDKPGHAVDLGPLVTKVHLEKVSGYLATGQSEGAELLVDGRETALPAGDGFFLGACLFDHVKPEMKIYREEIFGPVLGIVRANNFETALGLINEHEFGNGTSIFTRDGDTARDFANRVQCGMVGINVPIPVPMAFHSFGGWKRSLFGDHSVYGPEGVRFYTRIKTITSRWPTGIRAGVDTTMPTLG; encoded by the coding sequence ATGGCGACTTTGGTTTCTTCTGTGAGCGGTGCGGCTGAGGCGGAGCAGGCTGTGCGGAAGCTGACGCACTGGATTGGCGGCACGGCGGTTGCAGGAACTTCGGGCCGGTTTGGCGATGTCTACAATCCGGCCAGCGGGCGCGTGCAGGCGCATGTGCCGCTGGCCACCGATGCTGAGGTCGATGCTGCTGTGCAGGCTGCTGTGGCTGCGTTTCCGTCGTGGTCGGCTCAGCCTCCGCTGCGGCGGGCGCGAGTCTTGTTCCGGTTCCGGGAGATCTTCGAGCGGCGTCTGGATGAGGTCGCGGCGTTGCTGACCAGCGAGCACGGCAAGGTCAACTCCGACGCTCGCGGAGAGTGTACGCGCGGGCTTGAGGTCGTCGAGTTCGCCACCGGCATCCCGCAGCTCCTCAAGGGTGAGTACACCGAGCAGGTTGGGCCGGGGATCGATAGCTGGAGCATGCGGCAGCCGCTGGGGGTCGTGGCGGGGATTACGCCGTTCAACTTCCCGGCCATGGTGCCCATGTGGATGTTCCCCATTGCGATAGCGTGCGGCAATACCTTCGTGCTGAAGCCGAGCGAGCGCGATCCCAGCGTCTCGCTGCTGCTGGCGGAGATGCTGAAGGAGGCCGGACTGCCGGATGGCGTATTCAACGTCGTTCATGGGGATAAGTCTGCGGTCGACGCGATCCTGCAGCATAAGCAGATTCAGGCGGTGAGCTTTGTGGGGTCCACGCCGATTGCGGAGTACGTCTACCGCGAAGGCACGAAGACGGGCAAGCGAGTGCAGGCGCTGGGCGGCGCGAAGAATCACATGATCGTGATGCCGGATGCGGATCTGGACCAGGCTGCGGACGCTCTGGTGGGTGCGGCGTATGGCTCGGCCGGCGAGCGCTGCATGGCGATCTCGGTTGCCGTGACGGTGGGGGCGCAGACGGCGGATGCGCTGATCGGAAAGCTGGAGTCGCGGATTGCTAGCCTGAAGATTGGCGATGGTGCGGACGACAAGCCTGGGCACGCGGTCGATCTTGGGCCGCTGGTCACGAAGGTTCATCTGGAGAAGGTCTCGGGTTATCTGGCGACGGGGCAGAGCGAAGGCGCGGAGTTGCTGGTGGACGGACGTGAGACGGCGCTGCCGGCGGGTGACGGCTTCTTCCTGGGCGCGTGCCTGTTCGACCATGTCAAGCCGGAGATGAAAATCTATCGCGAGGAGATCTTTGGGCCGGTGCTGGGGATCGTGCGGGCCAACAACTTCGAGACGGCACTGGGCCTGATCAACGAGCACGAGTTCGGCAATGGCACGTCTATCTTTACGCGTGACGGCGATACGGCGCGGGACTTCGCCAATCGCGTGCAGTGCGGCATGGTTGGGATCAACGTGCCCATCCCGGTGCCGATGGCGTTTCATAGCTTCGGCGGCTGGAAACGCTCACTGTTTGGCGATCACTCCGTCTATGGCCCTGAGGGTGTGCGTTTTTACACGCGGATCAAGACGATCACGAGCCGCTGGCCCACAGGCATTCGCGCAGGCGTCGATACGACCATGCCGACGCTCGGCTAA